Sequence from the Thermocoleostomius sinensis A174 genome:
GGCTAGCTATTGCCTTTTCACGTTAATGGTTAAGTTCTAGTTGCTAAAAGTGTCCCTAATATTGTCAACGGCACGTTCAACAACATTCTTCGTGTCGTCGATCGCCTTTTGAGTGCGGGCTGCATCTTCTTCGGCTCGCTTCTCAATGCGGGCAGCGTCACGCTGAGCTTTACGTCCAATAGCACTGCCATTGTCCGTTGCATCATCCACACGGTCAGCATTCTTATAGGCTGTTTCTTCTAGCTTATCGGCTGTTTCACGCACAAAGCTTTTGGTGCGACCCGCATCTTCGCGAGCTTTGTCTTGGACATCATTCGCTGATGCAATCAGAGTGCTAGTCGGCTCAGCCATAGCCGTCATTGAGAATCCACTTTGCCAAACAAGCGTCATCGCCGATACACAAAGCAGGGCAACAGCCATGCAGCGTCCAATGATCGAGAGGGGTTTTACAAATCTATTTAGTCTCATAGGATACAGTCTTAGTAAGATTGGCATTCTAGTTCTACTGCATTTGATTACACGACTAAATCGTTCCTGGGGCAGAGGTTTGAGGAGTGGATTCTCAGGCGCGGGAGAGAAGCTCGATCGGTTTCTGGATAGGGAATAGGGAATCGGCTATTGGGAATACATAAAGATGACGTTTTATTCCAACCCTTAACCCTCAACACCCTTCAAATCTCTCTTTGGGGGGACGCTAAGCTTGCCTACGATCGCTAGCGTAGAGGGCGGTATGCTGCGGTTTAACCCTGTTGCGAGCAAGAGTGAGGATTAAATATGCAACTGGCGGGAAAGGTAGCGCTAATTACAGGTACAGGATCAGGAATCGGAAAGGCAGCGGCGTTGCTAATGGCGAAAGAAGGAGCGAGAGTTGCGGCGATTGACCGGAATTCAGCCGAAAGCCAACAAACAGTGGAACAGATCCAGCAACAGGGGGGCGAAGCGATGACGGCTGTTGCCGATATTTCTCAGCCAGACCAGATGCAACAGGCGATCGAGCAGGTAGTAGCTACGTTTGGACGTCTTGATATTGTGTTTGCGAATGCAGGTATCAATGGCGTTTGGGCACCTATTGAGGAGTTACAACCGGATGAATGGGACAAGACGATCGACACCAATTTGCGTGGCACATTTTTGACGGTGAAATATGCAATTCCTTATTTGAAGCAACAGGGCGGCGCGGTGGTGATCAATTCTTCGGTGAATGGAACTCGAATTTTTAGCAACACTGGTGCAACGGCCTATGCCTGTTCTAAGGCAGCACAGGTGGCGTTTGCCAAGATGGTAGCCCTAGAGCTTGCCAAGTACCGCATTCGTGTGAATGTCATTTGTCCTGGGGCGATCGAAACGGATATTGACGAAAGTACCCAACAACGCAATGTAGAGCAGGAAAAAGAACCGGTAGAGTTTCCGTCTGGGCGCATTCCTTTGACCGATGGCAAGCCTGGTTCTGCTCATCAAGTGGCCCAATTAGTGCTGTTTCTCGTCTCTGACGCCGCTAGCCACATCACGGGCACAGAACTATGGATCGACGGCGGTGAATCGTTGCTGCAAGGATAACTTTGCCCGTAAATGCTTTTTGTAATTCTCAACTCGTATGCCACAGTATTTTGGACAATTGCCCACAACCGCCCAAGCTTGGACAACGCCCGATCCAATCGCGTCTGTGCAAACGCATTCGCAAGGAGTGGATTGCCGCAGCGGCCCAACCTGTTTAACCGTAACAATCTTAGCAGC
This genomic interval carries:
- a CDS encoding SDR family oxidoreductase, which encodes MQLAGKVALITGTGSGIGKAAALLMAKEGARVAAIDRNSAESQQTVEQIQQQGGEAMTAVADISQPDQMQQAIEQVVATFGRLDIVFANAGINGVWAPIEELQPDEWDKTIDTNLRGTFLTVKYAIPYLKQQGGAVVINSSVNGTRIFSNTGATAYACSKAAQVAFAKMVALELAKYRIRVNVICPGAIETDIDESTQQRNVEQEKEPVEFPSGRIPLTDGKPGSAHQVAQLVLFLVSDAASHITGTELWIDGGESLLQG